caaaaaaaaaaaaagtcaaaaccGGAAATGCTCTGCGAATCAGGCACACGTGGTACCGACTCGGCACAATACACCGAACAGTAAAAAAAGTTTATGGGATGTTGGGTCTACTACAAATGAGAATTTATGCTTTATCAGTGCATAATGCTTTTGATCTATAGCTGGTAACAGGTGACCGTTAAGGTTGCAATACCAACTACTACTGGCTGGTACACATTTATTTGGAGACTATGTTCCAGACATAGCGAGAatgcatctttctttctttctttctttctttctttctttctttctttctttctttctttctttctttctttctttctttctttctttctttctttctttctttctttctttctttctttcttataacTCATAAAAGCTTCGCctaaaaaaaaatgtcgcagaACTTTTTGAACAGTGTCTAGGTGGGCAGAAAGTTAgtcgggcagatgagattaggaagttttcgggtataaagtggcagcagcaagcacagggccgagttgactggcggaacatggaagatgccgttgtcctgcagtgggcttaGTCGGGCTGCCGATgatgataaaaaagaaaatagccCAGGTTGCACTCTATAACATATCAGAGGAGATGGGCACGTTTCAACTTCTCTTGTTGGCTGCCTGTAAAGGCCGTCAACAGGTGGTCATCAGGTTATTAGGTTATTAATAACCTAATAACAGGTGGTCATAATAATATGAGGTGgtcataataatattaataacctAATAACAGGTGGTCATCAGGTCATCAGGTTATTAAACGCGGGCCAGTTGTTGACAATTTTCTATCTACGACACACGGCAAACCGCGACCGTAACAGCCATGCGGTACCTAAAATTTATAGCAcaatgtgccacagaaattgtgGAAATTCCACCACGttccagcttttctttttttaccatcTCTGTAAGACGCTTGTGCGGTCATGGAGCACGTGCCACTCTACGGTGGCGATAACTTTCTGTCCACGACACACGGTGAAACTCGATCTGAACAGCTCTGCTGTTAGGCAGCAAATAGCCTTCCTTGGAAACTGGACTTTCTGCTCAAGCATAAGTATAAAgatgaaagaaaacaagaagcaGACTACCAACTCGGCagtctttcttccttcttcccttCTGCTTGCGCAGCAAGTCGAGTTTTCAGCATGagccaactagtctgcaaagaggtattagagagttttagtactgcggaatggtgctacgtacgcatcacgcaagcgccttgcgttacgtggcatcgtttgccactaatcggcttttagtacgccgtagtacccgcgtacgtaacgagcgtgaagcgtgttgcgtcatctggtagatcagaatagaagcacgtgttgttgacagctaATGTGAGCCAATCTAAGTGtaatagccagattatggccatattttaagccacagagccggtcggtgcttgccctcgatgccgccattttgcaaaacgaagtgtCGCGCTTTCACGAGACTTttttcgagagcggcgcgatcagctcatacgtatgcacgcacacatctcatgcgtgcgcacgtagcggctgcgtacgtaacgcgatacgtgcgcgttgcggtctgcgcatgcgcactacgcagaacgtggcgtccttacgtacgcaacgccgtcacgtacgcagcgtacgcagtactaaaactctctattgcagCCTTTCTTATAATTGGGTCAGCGAATGGAACGCGCGCTCACTCGCGTTGGAGGCGGTGGATCGGTCGTCCGAGCGGAACCTCATGAAGCTCCTGTGACCCGCGAGCAACGCCTGGTGCGGGTAGCGGATGGAGATGCGGCGGCGCGCCTGCAAACGGCCGCCGGCACCCGGAAAGGCTGACTCTTCGCGGCGCGGTCCCACTGCGGCCGCCATGGAGACGCGTCGCTGCGTCGGCGTGGCCGGCCGGAATCCCTGCACGAAGAAGGCAGCGCAATAATCGGCAAGAGAATGTCAATGATACGGGAACAATTTGAGAGTGCTGCTGTTaggttctttttcttttgttgacTGGCGTCGCCGTCGCCGTCAAAACCGATAAACACGAAATTatggaataagaaaaaaaaaagcaggattGAATAGGACTCGAACCCGGCACATCTGCGTGTCACTCGAGTATTCGACCACACAGCAACACAGGTGCTCGAAAcccatttgcaaaaaaaaaaaaaaagactctatAGAAGCCTAATGTCAGGCAAGAAACCACGTTGATATAGCGTGACAGAAGTGTGAAATAACAAGCGGTCATCGCACAATGCACACAATGTTAATTTTGCAACGATTGCGCACATATGGTTTAATACGTAGCACAACCTTCAAAGtgctcaggcataattcttcatcatcggcCACTCGCATCAACAAGGTGCGCATACCTTACAGATGTGTGGCTGGTATACCTCACACATCCGCAGAAAGAAGTATAATACTACATAATACTGTACAGTTGTGTAGCAGGTACCTCGCTTATACTTTGCATGTATACATATCTTGCATGTACAGTATGAAGGTATACGCAAAGGAAATACATACGGATAAATGTGAACTTACGTTTTGATATTCCATGAAAACAACAATATAACGATATAAGTAGACAATGCATTAGGCCTTAATCCAAGACAAAGATGCGCTCAGAATTCACATTATGTAGTATCATAATCACCGGTGAACTTTTTTTATTCACACGTTTGAATATCATGAAGGAACGCAAGGAAATACACGCGGATTTCTCAGGAAGGCAGCTTCTTGGTTCGGCAAAAATTGGTCCTGGTCTGCGACTGCTTAATTAGGTATTACTGTTGCTTAATTGGACTCGCGATTCTTTTTTTATAGAGATGTAACTTGACAAATTATATCAGTGGAAACCCAATAAATGGAGGGATGTTGATGAGAGGAGTTTTAGGGACAGAAATACTAAGCTAAACAGGTCCGCGGTAGACACATATGCGAGAAGGAGGATTGGTGGCGAGAAAATAGGGTACACAAAGGACAAAAACAGATGGTGGGAAAACTACAGTTATCCTGGTACGAGTGGTGAAAACATAAGCTGTGAatttaagctttctttttttttctatgaaaaaaACGATTTAAAGGAAGCAGACAATGCATTTGGTCCATTAAAAATCTAGCTTGGTGGCACACAGACCATTGTCCCGTTAAAAAGGGGGCACTtatagcatccatccatctatccatgcaTGCCACACATCGTGACATAAAACCGTGTGTAGCACATGGGCTATAAGCGGGCACAAGGTTCCTcttcagagagagaggggggggggtgaaggtttGCCGCAGCATCCTCCTCCCTATCATGTCGATGCATGTGGCTGGATATgcgccccccccccacctctgcCCACACCCCCACGCGTACGCACGCCTATGACATGGGCTACACATGGAAAAACAGCACTAAAATTCCTTGAAAATAAAGCATTCCAGCTGGGAAGGTTTTTTTCCGAGACGAGGGACAATATTTACGCCACTCGAGATGCTTTCTTGCGCACCTGCGTCACCGATTCGGGCGTTGAGGTGGTTTTGGCAAAGGCGACACCGCTGATGTTCGGTGTGCTAGCCAGCGACACCGTGGGCCTGCAGCCGAAGCACTTGGATCCCGGTACGGCTCCGCCGGAGGCTTCGGCCGTGGTCAGGGACGGAGTTCTCGCGAACGAGGCGCGATGGGAGCCGGCCGACTGTTGCGATGGCGTGAACCGtgggctgaaaaagaaaaaaaaacggtaactGGTTACTGGTTTATGAGCGCGTCTTTACCACCACAATGATCGCGTACTAATTACATTAATTACCATGGTATCTGGTTGCATGAGCAAACACGATGTTGGATATCTATATATAGTAAGGCGCAGTCTATCGGGTCAACTCTTTTTACACGCAAGTTTCTCAGATCGCCGCCGTGAAGTATGTCAAAGACATCTAAATTAAAGCGATGGCATTCTGGACATTGTCAAATGCCGCAATTATTGATCAACTCTGATTGACCCACAGGTCTGCTACGGCCTTCCTCATTGGCTTAAGATGCCCCCCTTACGAAACTTGAGAGTGTTGCGGAATTAGGCAGTCTCCAGATGTACTGTTCTGGACACTGCAGGATTTCACCGTGCTGGAATATTTCGTAATGGTGGAATTTTGAACCAGTAAGAAAGGCAGTATCAGCCCTTGGGGCCAATAAAAATTGACCAATGGCTGGATTGCACAGCAATGGCGGAGTTAGCCAATGATCAGAACGTCAGCCCGGATTAATAGCACTCCGAAAGTGTATATATGGGGCTGACGCCGACGTACCTGGCATTAGACGTGCGGCTCGAGTTGGGCTCCTCCTGCAGCGAGGCCACTCGCGGTGGCATGTCTTGCGTCACGCGACGGTCGTCATTGTACTCGAACACGCGCGCCTTATCGGCGAACGACTGCCGCCTGCGCTTGGCACGGATGAGCTTGCCGTCCGACGGCTTCGCCTCGTCCGCAGGCGCCGATACCTTGTTCGGCGGCACATCGGCGAACCGGGTCCCGCTTCACGAAGACCGAAAAATAACAATAGCGGGTTATTTAAAAATGTTCAGGCCCTGGTGTGGTTCTAAATCCCGCGATTAATGTTACTCCACTACAGTGAGACATTACTCTACTACGGTAAGTGAACAGCATGGGATATCCAGAGATTCTCTTGGCATGGTGCGACACGACGGGGAACACCGGGAGAGAACAACATGTTCCTTTTGAAAACTTCTTTTGATCAAAAAGAGGAGGGGTATATGGGGGGTTCTTCTCGACTATTTATACAGGAAGCTTGTGTGAGTCAGTGGGGTGGCCCCTTAAATATTAGTTGACGGGCACGGTCCTTGGGCCATAGTTTCAAGCTCTTGTCGTCTGTCACTCGATCGAATGCACGCGCGGACAAAATTTGGCCGAACCGCTCACCCCCTTCTTCGTTAAATAAAACACTGCCTGCCACCTTGTATTCAAGTACATGCGCAGAAATCCcgagtgactttttttttacgtaAGTTGCACATATCATAAAAAAAAGCTAGGTGGTGCAGCAGGGTACATTTTTCTGTACAGTTTCCAAAATATTGTTATGATAGCGTGAAAAGTACACACAATACAGCTTATATTGTTCGGTAGATTGTGCGAAGTGGGATGGAGTATACCGGAAACATGCTGCTGTGGGCTGCCTGTATGTAAAGTGAAAGATATTCAAGAAGTCAGACTGCGCTCTATATTAATGGCAGAGGCTACGCTACATGCAAATGAATGCAGTGTATCATACCTGGGCGCGCATGCTTCAGCACCTTCCGGGGTGGCTGCTGACTTGGAAGACTTGAGGATGGAGATCTTGCGCTGCTTCAGCCCCCCAGTTCTCTGCACCTTTATCAGAATGATACAGCAATATTGACTATAATGCATGCTATGGTAGCATAGAGTCGTTCGTTTTAAAGTTTATATTGCTCCCTTGGTTGCCAACGTTTTGACAAACGGTCTTGTCTTCTATTCCAAGTTACAGCCTCCAAGGGGACAATACCTCTTGCTAAAGGTTTGCTCCTGAGACCCCCCGAGTTTCGAGAGCTTTCATATCTTCCTAGCGGGTACGTTTGTCCATACGTGTATGGTTCAGAATTTCGTGTCTTTTTAGGGACGGCCGTTCTGCCGTTTGAGCAAACCATGCTTTGTAGCTGCGGGAGCCGCGTCGCGAAGGCCTCGGTCCCGGGTTCTAATCCTCATAGCGCTACAATATTTTTTTGTAAATCGGAAAACTTTTGATCCCAAGAAATTCCTGCGGACCTTAATCGGAGCTTCGGGCTGCAAACGAGTCGTATGAAAAATGTTCGATTTCGTGATCGTTTCGCGGGCTTTCGTCCAACTTATTTGTCACGCTGCGTGCCTGTGGAGATGTCGAGCGCCAACAACAATGCGATATCCCGAAGTACACTATTCCAACGGCCCACGTGCTTCATCTCATGAGTTTACGGATGCTTCGTAAGTATACCTTCGGCGCGGGGCTTCCGTTGCCGCGTCTGTCGATGTTCCAGCACTCGACAGAGTCATGGTCGTCGAGGCCCGCCTTGTGACGTTTCCATAGGGCGACGGCCAGCTCCTCGTACAGCATCAGGGTGTCCACCTGCGCTGGTCAAGAATATCACTATGCGATCTCGGGAACGATAGAAAGGAATTAAGGGGACAGTTTTTGTAATGTTGGCCAAAATATCACGTGACCACAAGGCTCAGTACAAATGCTGACTGACCAACGAGGCCAGCAGCACATTTTTTCACCGATTGTAAAATCTGTAAAAGTGCCACCTCATGGTGCTTGCACCGATAACACCAGACTCCATATATAAACTGGGTAACACTTTGTTCGACAATAATTACAATAACCAGTAAGCAGGTTAGCTGACGACTGCGAGTGGCGCCGACTAACTAACTTTCCCAGGTTGGCATGCACAGAAATACCCGACAAAGTGGACGCGATGAGGACTGCCGCCGTAACTCAATCAGCAGAGCATCGGGTGCATTATGTGGAATCGGCAGGTTTGGTCCTGCAGGAGGCAAGTTGTCTTTTTATACGCTTTAGTTTATTTACGTTTATATCATGATTACCACGACCCAGTTAAAGGAGTAGCGTCCGCTATACACTCCCCTGGCTTCACTATATCGGTGTGTGTCTTCCAACCACTTGTTGGAGTCTTCCACTGTCCTTTCAGTATTGTGCTATTATATGTGATGTTG
The sequence above is drawn from the Rhipicephalus microplus isolate Deutch F79 chromosome 3, USDA_Rmic, whole genome shotgun sequence genome and encodes:
- the LOC142803643 gene encoding uncharacterized protein LOC142803643; the protein is MPPRVASLQEEPNSSRTSNASPRFTPSQQSAGSHRASFARTPSLTTAEASGGAVPGSKCFGCRPTVSLASTPNISGVAFAKTTSTPESVTQGFRPATPTQRRVSMAAAVGPRREESAFPGAGGRLQARRRISIRYPHQALLAGHRSFMRFRSDDRSTASNASERAFHSLTQL